One Setaria viridis chromosome 3, Setaria_viridis_v4.0, whole genome shotgun sequence DNA window includes the following coding sequences:
- the LOC117849170 gene encoding uncharacterized protein, translating to MARFENREIKRLEGDVDISEFAISVSLEAWVDAGTCMVAGGWESGCWGRNGPSSFRFVILDWEGIDKICEPRAPQGSDYRNCIAQSVNAGMDMIMIPYRFEEFLEHLVSLVETGEIPMSRIDDAVERILRVNLISGVFEHPFSDPSLLDMVGYKEHRLLAREAVRKSMVLLKNGKNENEPFLPLAKNVKRMLVTGTHADDIGFQCGTSILEAIKDSVGVQTEVVYEACATEATIETGEFSYAVVVVGEVPYSESVGDRTDLSIPFKGSDLINRVASKIPTLVIVVSGRPLDIETQVMEKIYALVAAWLPGTECMGVADCLFGHHDFVGTLPVTWHRSVDELPINAGDANYDPLFPVGYGVNMFQSDDNST from the exons atGGCGCGGTTTGAAAaccgggagatcaagaggcttgaAG gtgatgttgacatCTCTGAGTTTGCTATAAGTG TGTCACTGGAGGCATGGGTGGACGCCGGGACCTGCATGGTCGCCGGCGGGTGGGAGAGTGGATGCTGGGGCCGGAATGGCC CCTCGTCTTTCAGGTTTGTGATTTTAGATTGGGAGGGCATTGACAAGATCTGTGAGCCGCGAGCGCCTCAAGGGTCCGATTATCGTAATTGCATTGCACAGTCAGTTAATGCTGGCATGGACATG ATTATGATACCTTATAGATTTGAAGAGTTTCTGGAGCATCTTGTATCCTTGGTGGAGACAGGTGAGATACCAATGTCTCGGATTGACGATGCTGTTGAGCGGATTCTGAGGGTCAACCTCATTTCTGGAGTGTTTGAGCATCCATTTTCAGACCCATCTCTGCTGGACATGGTTGGTTACAAG GAACATCGATTGTTGGCGCGTGAGGCTGTTCGCAAGTCTATGGTACTTCTAAAAAATGGCAAGAATGAGAATGAACCATTCCTTCCTTTGGCCAAAAATGTAAAAAGGATGCTGGTTACAGGAACACATGCTGATGATATTGGATTTCAGTGCG GTACAAGCATATTGGAGGCCATAAAAGATTCAGTGGGAGTGCAAACTGAAGTTGTCTATGAGGCGTGCGCGACAGAAGCTACGATTGAAACTGGGGAGTTTTCCTATGCTGTTGTTGTAGTTGGAGAGGTTCCATACTCTGAATCTGTAGGAGACAGGACGGATCTAAGCATTCCATTCAAGGGATCTGACCTTATCAACCGTGTCGCAAGTAAAATCCCTACCCTAGTGATTGTTGTTTCTGGAAGGCCCTTGGATATCGAGACACAAGTTATGGAGAAGATTTATGCTCTAGTTGCTGCATGGTTACCTGGAACTGAGTGCATGGGAGTTGCCGATTGCCTATTTGGACATCACGATTTTGTTGGCACATTGCCTGTGACGTGGCATAGGTCTGTTGATGAATTGCCTATAAATGCTGGAGATGCTAACTATGACCCTTTATTCCCTGTTGGTTATGGGGTGAACATGTTTCAAAGTGATGATAATTCTACATAA